The following are encoded together in the Mesoterricola sediminis genome:
- the pilV gene encoding type IV pilus modification protein PilV: MATTGLMDRLREGERGFTLVEMLMATLILAIGLLGLAALQVASVSQGTTSRQMGTATYIAHGLLDRIQAEGAVTSAERMVNPDGTVSLSGRTFTFIDPVAASATASPVAGPGFTLLGLRQDDPYYTTEGSQGYGADKSIVFSTTWSRKAGDLYPYAKTALQEFTVNVTWQEFDPRSPNVPKSRAFSVSRYVRM; the protein is encoded by the coding sequence GTGGCGACGACTGGACTGATGGATCGGCTGCGCGAGGGGGAGCGCGGCTTCACCCTGGTGGAGATGCTGATGGCCACCCTCATCCTGGCCATCGGCCTGCTTGGGCTGGCGGCCCTCCAGGTCGCCTCCGTGAGCCAGGGCACCACCTCCCGGCAGATGGGCACGGCCACCTACATCGCCCATGGCCTCCTGGACCGCATCCAGGCCGAAGGGGCGGTGACGAGCGCCGAGCGGATGGTCAATCCCGACGGCACCGTCAGCCTGTCAGGCCGGACCTTCACCTTCATCGACCCCGTCGCGGCCTCGGCGACCGCCTCCCCGGTGGCCGGGCCCGGTTTCACCCTCCTCGGCCTGCGCCAGGACGACCCCTACTACACCACCGAGGGCAGCCAAGGCTACGGCGCCGACAAGTCCATCGTCTTCTCCACCACGTGGTCGCGGAAGGCCGGGGACCTCTACCCCTACGCCAAGACCGCCCTCCAGGAATTCACGGTGAACGTGACCTGGCAGGAATTCGATCCCCGGTCCCCCAACGTCCCCAAGTCCAGGGCCTTCTCGGTGAGCCGCTATGTGCGCATGTGA
- the rsmA gene encoding 16S rRNA (adenine(1518)-N(6)/adenine(1519)-N(6))-dimethyltransferase RsmA, whose product MDPDPVPSLQPKKGFGQHFLIQASAIRAIVDATLAAPSVRLLEIGPGPGVLTAPLLEDGRPLWAVDLDPEAIEVLQARFRDTPHFHLVHGDAVHQDLPPGPPFAVAGNLPYNASTAILTRFLLGGLPWDRLVFMFQLEVAQKIIGRAGTKDYGPLAVLAQTAARVTRLLKLGPGAFRPAPKVDSAVLVFEPLADAPPPEARRALLALLHRSFQHRRKTLANNWQGFLPPDRIQALLASQGLPPAVRAEAVPPSTWRALLAGLP is encoded by the coding sequence TTGGATCCCGACCCCGTCCCCAGCCTCCAACCCAAGAAGGGCTTCGGCCAGCACTTCCTCATCCAGGCCTCGGCCATCCGGGCCATCGTGGACGCGACTCTGGCCGCGCCATCGGTGCGGTTGCTGGAGATCGGCCCGGGGCCCGGGGTCCTGACCGCTCCCCTGCTTGAGGATGGGCGCCCCCTGTGGGCCGTGGACCTGGATCCGGAGGCCATCGAGGTGCTCCAGGCCCGCTTCCGGGACACCCCCCACTTCCATCTGGTCCACGGCGACGCCGTCCACCAGGACCTGCCCCCCGGCCCGCCCTTCGCGGTGGCCGGCAACCTCCCCTACAACGCCTCCACGGCCATCCTGACCCGCTTCCTGCTGGGCGGCCTGCCCTGGGACCGCCTGGTCTTCATGTTCCAGCTGGAGGTGGCCCAGAAGATCATCGGCCGCGCCGGGACCAAGGACTACGGCCCCCTGGCGGTGCTTGCCCAGACGGCAGCCCGGGTGACCCGCCTCCTCAAGCTCGGACCCGGCGCCTTCCGGCCCGCGCCCAAGGTGGATTCCGCCGTGCTGGTCTTCGAGCCCCTGGCCGACGCCCCCCCGCCGGAGGCGCGCCGGGCCCTCCTGGCCCTCCTCCACCGCAGCTTCCAGCACCGGCGGAAGACCCTGGCCAACAACTGGCAGGGCTTCCTGCCCCCCGACCGCATCCAGGCGCTCCTCGCCTCCCAGGGCCTGCCGCCGGCGGTCCGGGCCGAGGCGGTGCCCCCCTCCACGTGGCGCGCCCTGCTGGCGGGCCTACCTTGA
- a CDS encoding pilus assembly FimT family protein, with product MIASSPGAVRGRSAGAGFSMIELMVVLVIIGILAFVGVFALTPKSPGAVKAGLIEAAAALKQARGLAMVGGKNVNFVVTENPVRLQVFDLKPDGSVNTVPLMDVTFADSWQRNATFFRDLPPPVGTEAEPVQGLASLATLGFANWDTPVAVGASKQGFSSAGLPQTVDSTGNRTDVTGGMWLGVAGRSPNQKGTPYGVIFITGRGTIETYYKADSGLTRAERAEAAWRRLD from the coding sequence ATGATCGCGTCATCGCCCGGGGCGGTCCGGGGCAGGTCAGCCGGAGCCGGATTCTCGATGATCGAGTTGATGGTGGTCCTGGTCATCATCGGCATCCTCGCCTTCGTGGGCGTCTTCGCCCTCACGCCCAAGTCCCCCGGCGCCGTGAAGGCCGGGCTCATCGAAGCGGCGGCCGCCCTCAAGCAGGCCCGGGGCCTGGCCATGGTGGGCGGCAAGAACGTCAACTTCGTCGTCACCGAGAATCCGGTCCGCCTCCAGGTCTTCGACCTCAAGCCGGACGGGAGCGTGAACACCGTCCCCCTCATGGACGTGACCTTCGCGGACAGCTGGCAGCGGAACGCCACCTTCTTCCGCGACCTGCCGCCTCCGGTGGGCACGGAGGCCGAGCCCGTCCAGGGCCTGGCCTCCCTGGCCACCCTCGGGTTCGCCAACTGGGACACCCCCGTGGCCGTGGGCGCGAGCAAACAGGGCTTCTCGTCGGCCGGCCTGCCCCAGACCGTCGACAGCACCGGGAACCGGACCGATGTGACCGGCGGCATGTGGCTGGGCGTGGCCGGCCGGAGCCCCAACCAGAAGGGGACGCCCTACGGGGTCATCTTCATCACAGGACGAGGGACCATCGAGACCTATTACAAGGCCGACTCTGGCTTGACCAGGGCCGAGCGCGCGGAGGCGGCGTGGCGACGACTGGACTGA
- a CDS encoding pilus assembly PilX N-terminal domain-containing protein — MSPRPQIPSRPSEQGGLVILIAFIILATMTIAALAVSQTSLRDLAITGNEGTGRKAAEAADSGIDWVITWSNPDAGKTINATTDALGNNTSTLSQASLTGGRLYVQQQMQKILLALGSDDPTILVPGDDPQPNTPGAGDYGLLSKQTGSTRFFLRSVDYTATTAPELFQTGYVKGSSTFLQPSVVQQAFDTEVRYLGRPLSALGSGGKAKVTGGMFLLRSTGRANIVGTTQAFVAQREALVEYAPGQ; from the coding sequence ATGTCTCCGCGCCCCCAAATCCCCTCCCGGCCCTCCGAACAGGGCGGCCTGGTCATCCTGATCGCCTTCATCATCCTGGCCACCATGACCATCGCGGCCCTGGCCGTGAGCCAGACCTCCCTGCGGGACCTGGCCATCACCGGCAACGAAGGCACCGGCCGCAAGGCGGCGGAAGCCGCCGACAGCGGCATCGACTGGGTGATCACCTGGAGCAACCCCGACGCCGGCAAGACCATCAACGCGACCACCGACGCCCTGGGCAACAACACCAGCACCCTCTCCCAGGCCTCCCTCACGGGCGGGCGCCTCTACGTCCAGCAGCAGATGCAGAAGATCCTCCTGGCCCTGGGCTCGGACGACCCGACCATCCTCGTGCCCGGCGACGATCCCCAGCCCAACACCCCCGGGGCGGGGGATTACGGCCTGCTCAGCAAGCAGACCGGCTCCACCCGGTTCTTCCTGCGGAGCGTCGACTACACGGCCACCACGGCCCCCGAACTCTTCCAGACGGGCTACGTCAAGGGCTCCAGCACCTTCCTCCAGCCCTCCGTCGTCCAGCAGGCCTTCGACACGGAGGTCCGCTACCTGGGCCGGCCCCTCTCCGCCCTGGGCAGCGGCGGCAAGGCCAAGGTCACCGGGGGCATGTTCCTGCTGAGGAGCACCGGACGGGCCAACATCGTCGGAACCACCCAGGCCTTCGTCGCCCAGCGGGAGGCCCTGGTGGAATACGCGCCAGGGCAGTGA
- a CDS encoding ribonuclease J, whose amino-acid sequence MNHTFPPFEAWQTPPAKDELRVIPIGGLGEFGMNAMVVHTARTLLLVDCGQLFPSEDQPGIDAVIPDFAYLEPFADKVKAVLLTHGHEDHIGALPYFLERWPVPVYGSAFTMALVESKLREHGLWEPSRMHVVEDFERVDIGGIGAEWIPVTHSIPDACAIALHTPWGTMVHTGDYKLDPTPVDGRLTGTARLRELGDKGVAVLLSDSTNVLAVKPTPSEEVCREGLRDAMRLTPGKLFVATFSSNIHRIQILLDLAYEEDRRVCVMGRSMERNIAAARALKRLALPDDLFIEPKEVSLFPPRQVMVLCTGSQGEDMSALNRIVKGEVKGVKILDGDRLVLSSRAIPGNEVSISRILDQAARLGAETTTDGLGTVHATGHGHRPDAAEMIRMVRPRVMAPVHGTYRNLKVHGQLAESLGWPRERILLLDGGECLRLFKDGRAECAGSVPVGKCFVDQGVDHRVDARVIHDRLILQEDGIVIATLVVDPDTGDLAAEPSILSRGFVVLNDDQAYSELLRATVANAYAEAPREIRKDRDLLVEFLRQNLRRTIRKTTQTRPVVVPVILEAKAPE is encoded by the coding sequence ATGAACCACACCTTCCCCCCCTTCGAAGCCTGGCAGACCCCCCCCGCAAAGGACGAGCTCCGCGTCATCCCCATCGGGGGCCTGGGCGAGTTCGGCATGAACGCCATGGTGGTCCACACCGCCCGCACCCTCCTCCTGGTGGACTGCGGCCAGCTCTTCCCCTCCGAGGACCAGCCCGGCATCGACGCCGTCATCCCGGATTTCGCCTACCTCGAGCCCTTCGCCGACAAGGTCAAGGCGGTCCTGCTCACCCACGGCCACGAGGACCACATCGGCGCCCTGCCGTACTTCCTGGAGCGGTGGCCCGTCCCGGTCTACGGCTCCGCCTTCACCATGGCCCTCGTCGAGTCCAAGCTCCGGGAGCACGGGCTCTGGGAGCCCTCCCGCATGCACGTGGTCGAGGACTTCGAGCGCGTGGACATCGGGGGCATCGGCGCGGAGTGGATCCCCGTCACCCATAGCATCCCCGACGCCTGCGCCATCGCGCTCCACACCCCCTGGGGGACGATGGTCCACACCGGCGACTACAAGCTGGACCCCACCCCCGTCGACGGCCGCCTCACGGGCACCGCGCGCCTCCGGGAGCTCGGGGACAAGGGCGTCGCCGTCCTCCTCTCCGATTCCACCAACGTGCTCGCCGTCAAGCCGACCCCCAGCGAGGAAGTCTGCCGGGAGGGGCTCCGGGACGCCATGCGCCTGACCCCGGGCAAGCTCTTCGTGGCGACCTTCAGCTCCAACATCCACCGGATCCAGATCCTCCTGGACCTGGCCTACGAGGAGGACCGGCGCGTCTGCGTCATGGGCCGCTCCATGGAGCGCAACATCGCCGCCGCGCGGGCCCTGAAGCGCCTGGCCCTGCCCGACGACCTGTTCATCGAGCCCAAGGAAGTCAGCCTCTTCCCGCCCCGCCAGGTCATGGTGCTCTGCACCGGCAGCCAGGGCGAGGACATGAGCGCCCTCAACCGCATCGTCAAGGGCGAGGTGAAGGGCGTCAAGATCCTCGACGGGGACCGGCTCGTGCTCAGCTCCCGGGCGATCCCGGGGAACGAGGTCAGCATCAGCCGCATCCTCGACCAGGCCGCGCGGCTCGGGGCCGAGACGACCACCGACGGCCTCGGGACCGTCCACGCCACGGGCCACGGCCACCGGCCCGACGCGGCGGAGATGATCCGGATGGTGCGGCCCCGGGTGATGGCGCCCGTGCACGGCACCTACCGGAACCTCAAGGTCCACGGCCAGCTGGCCGAGAGCCTGGGCTGGCCCCGGGAGCGCATCCTCCTGCTGGACGGCGGCGAGTGCCTGCGGCTCTTCAAGGACGGCCGCGCCGAGTGCGCCGGCAGCGTCCCGGTGGGCAAGTGCTTCGTGGACCAGGGCGTGGACCACCGGGTCGACGCGCGCGTCATCCACGACCGGCTCATCCTCCAGGAGGACGGCATCGTCATCGCGACCCTCGTGGTGGACCCCGACACCGGGGACCTGGCCGCGGAGCCCTCCATCCTGAGCCGCGGCTTCGTCGTCCTGAACGACGACCAGGCCTACAGCGAGCTCCTCCGGGCCACCGTAGCCAACGCCTACGCCGAGGCGCCGCGGGAGATCCGCAAGGACCGGGATCTCCTGGTGGAATTCCTCCGCCAGAACCTGCGGCGCACCATCCGCAAGACCACCCAGACCCGGCCCGTCGTCGTGCCGGTCATCCTGGAGGCCAAGGCCCCCGAATGA
- a CDS encoding pilus assembly protein has translation MRFKHAAVHLMSLAVAFALRAQVEPNLMTATDLSDVYKSKSGSGKLVLILDSTVASRGVFESYDYLTNKARSAFLGAGAHVDPGDVSAATVFFKPGGGSALSRGNPILGYVFGMRNNNGRAEVRMYTWPSGSPVTVRTAVGASTDLVGYPMALVGPGTKMAEVPYTTDAKTTLAHATGNPVTHIRFSLTVGSTGKGGNATPIVRTIDLPCPWNLFDSPSFVAEPPVPTTGNKFPVPQPYQRNFSRRLTYQTGHAGIAYDSFSNTSANAARKIDHYDDEILGQFYYSPDYLSWIFYGQSIRGVYALTGNKAGTVTWAANTYGYANGYAVPSVTDTTSVSDGGTGKTTALAEGYANHLPVMNRLQAEKVAVINAFISKWGKGVWYYRFLAPAYGDPANDEELTATAYATPSTYRADRSGAETNPAYLSDLRSLTGALLTGGTSALQGIGPKDLVGTQTQAISDWGSNDASYDAYTPGPLAVALANTYRKIVRDTTKFGSGSCGGDVVVVPLSATAMNDSLSAAGDQAAAYSGSSSGYYSYTHGNSGLSKGGANYPVAAISSQMAGGGFVPGSDYFHPAVMAAYAAFGLNGVTNNSANYDAPWNDPGTKKSLSIQTMVVSLAVPGTYVLASDNNGRNPHEEFFDVAQWGNPKNPRWAASNPAPSSDLIYFYQSANSNNVRYFPTADPTSLEQAINDAASYVVYGKAALSAPATPATGVQNANQAYFGTFQTTATTDATARVPLWTGNLYAIGLKRATVPGTALGTVQNIIQFYGIDDSTGNFTPINNTGTNTADFDVLNLWSAYTIFGNYQKTQGNPDKILGGTPLSWKSRTAYILGDVNTLETYTHSANGAGSSTQLTRIKGWMTAKDPTGRYYLSSWVAANGAPSDDDARNLMRFLLGAFEATNNTDLRNRDKTDTDSSGNLLGHLNIMGDIVDSAPLAIELSKSLADTLPSKVTGDQFYTDAYGSGYTDPHTRLIIVGTNTGNLHCFVEVAAKATTSNDEGYYKAKAYELWTFLPPNLFPMLWDLYNQKGQQDPKIYKHHYGVDGDAVLFHVDKPSIGSVTGDTRVGSGEDATVIFSFRKGARDYFAINISNSGLSGVTPGNPRLAWWIRPTTGDIVKATGTDSSNASLLRTMGMSTSVPTFGYVRDAMSALRRCVFITGGYANDEINARYLNDDALAGTSYFQSGLGRLVMALDPMTGDHVRTYPWDFRTSPSGTTVGAIPGGVIPVSVIDQAAGLTNRVYFGDMTGGVWALNADKVAKVATFRSDSANINEWVDSSKVRLIYRDPSVRFTTAPDAFRLPGDFPVMVRVDATTAVKPVTVMVAIGAGDRNNPGDYPEDFSYTNSSGATVSATRNPAPYNRFYLLADLQNAASAITDSQLQPITSAWATSYSDARVNAGSPTYLWGQFTPSTNSGSNYKYGWYIDLPHTDTANPLLAPAGDSPNLTRDKVLVSPLIKDGAVFYSLFNIYGSSGFACSPFSTTRTFRQCDVLRPLYFDPEIDVTSAKVGDITNGTGASSVDGCSGLAFSFNSLSSQLVDAGDYVMQGGAKASLAEGTKGANTPDIQAVKDTSSSRGFRIRNWRVVR, from the coding sequence ATGCGATTCAAGCATGCCGCAGTCCACCTGATGAGCCTCGCCGTCGCCTTCGCCCTCCGGGCGCAGGTGGAGCCGAACCTCATGACCGCCACCGACCTGAGCGACGTGTACAAGTCCAAGTCCGGGTCCGGCAAGCTGGTCCTCATCCTGGACTCCACGGTCGCGAGCCGGGGCGTCTTCGAGAGCTACGACTACCTCACCAACAAGGCCCGGTCCGCCTTCCTGGGGGCCGGGGCCCACGTGGACCCCGGGGACGTCAGCGCCGCCACCGTGTTCTTCAAGCCCGGCGGCGGGTCCGCCCTGAGCCGCGGCAACCCCATCCTCGGCTACGTCTTCGGCATGCGCAACAACAACGGCCGCGCCGAGGTGCGCATGTACACCTGGCCCAGCGGCAGCCCCGTGACGGTCCGGACCGCCGTGGGCGCCTCCACGGACCTGGTGGGGTATCCCATGGCCCTGGTGGGCCCCGGCACCAAGATGGCCGAGGTGCCCTACACCACGGATGCGAAGACGACCCTCGCCCACGCCACCGGCAATCCCGTCACCCACATCCGGTTCTCCCTCACCGTGGGCTCCACCGGCAAGGGCGGCAATGCCACGCCCATCGTGCGCACCATCGACCTGCCGTGCCCCTGGAACCTCTTCGACTCCCCCAGCTTCGTCGCCGAACCGCCGGTTCCCACGACGGGCAACAAGTTCCCGGTGCCCCAGCCGTACCAGCGCAATTTCTCCCGGCGGCTCACTTACCAGACGGGCCATGCAGGGATCGCCTACGACAGCTTCTCCAACACGTCCGCCAACGCCGCCCGGAAGATCGACCATTACGACGACGAGATCCTCGGCCAGTTCTACTACTCGCCGGACTACCTCTCCTGGATCTTCTACGGCCAGTCCATCCGGGGGGTCTACGCCCTGACCGGGAACAAGGCGGGCACGGTGACCTGGGCCGCCAACACCTATGGCTACGCCAACGGCTACGCGGTGCCCTCGGTCACCGACACCACCTCCGTTTCGGACGGGGGTACCGGCAAGACCACGGCCCTGGCGGAAGGGTACGCCAACCACCTGCCCGTCATGAACCGCCTCCAGGCGGAGAAGGTGGCCGTCATCAACGCCTTCATTTCCAAGTGGGGCAAGGGCGTCTGGTACTACCGCTTCCTGGCCCCCGCCTACGGGGACCCCGCCAACGACGAGGAACTGACCGCCACGGCCTACGCCACCCCCAGCACGTACCGGGCGGACCGGTCCGGGGCCGAGACGAACCCCGCCTACCTGTCCGACCTCCGGTCCCTCACGGGCGCCCTGCTGACGGGGGGCACCAGCGCCCTCCAGGGCATCGGCCCCAAGGACCTGGTGGGGACCCAGACCCAGGCCATTTCGGACTGGGGGTCCAACGACGCCTCGTACGACGCCTACACCCCCGGGCCCCTCGCCGTGGCCCTGGCCAACACGTACCGGAAGATCGTCCGGGATACCACCAAGTTCGGCTCCGGCTCCTGCGGCGGGGACGTGGTGGTCGTGCCCCTGTCGGCCACCGCCATGAACGACTCCCTGTCCGCCGCCGGCGACCAGGCTGCGGCCTACAGCGGCTCCAGTTCCGGCTACTACTCGTACACCCACGGCAACAGCGGCCTGAGCAAGGGCGGAGCCAACTACCCCGTCGCCGCGATCAGCAGCCAGATGGCCGGCGGGGGCTTCGTTCCCGGCAGCGACTACTTCCATCCCGCGGTGATGGCCGCCTACGCCGCCTTCGGGCTCAACGGGGTCACCAACAACAGCGCCAACTATGACGCGCCCTGGAACGACCCCGGCACCAAGAAGTCCCTCTCCATCCAGACCATGGTCGTGAGCCTGGCCGTGCCCGGCACCTACGTGCTCGCCAGCGACAACAACGGCCGGAACCCCCACGAGGAGTTCTTCGACGTGGCCCAGTGGGGCAACCCCAAGAACCCCCGCTGGGCCGCCTCCAACCCGGCCCCCTCCAGTGACCTGATCTACTTTTACCAGTCGGCCAACTCCAACAACGTCCGGTACTTCCCGACGGCCGACCCGACCTCGCTGGAACAGGCCATCAATGACGCCGCCAGCTACGTGGTCTACGGCAAGGCGGCCCTCTCCGCCCCCGCGACCCCGGCCACGGGTGTCCAGAACGCCAACCAGGCCTACTTCGGCACCTTCCAGACCACCGCGACCACGGACGCCACGGCCCGGGTCCCCCTGTGGACCGGCAACCTGTACGCCATCGGCCTGAAGCGCGCCACCGTCCCCGGCACCGCCCTGGGCACCGTCCAGAACATCATCCAGTTCTACGGCATCGACGACTCGACCGGCAATTTCACCCCCATCAACAACACGGGCACCAACACGGCCGACTTCGACGTCCTGAACCTCTGGAGCGCCTACACCATCTTCGGGAACTACCAGAAGACCCAGGGGAACCCCGACAAGATCCTGGGCGGCACGCCCCTCTCCTGGAAGAGCCGGACCGCGTACATCCTGGGCGACGTCAACACGCTCGAGACCTACACCCATTCCGCGAACGGCGCCGGCAGTTCGACCCAGCTCACGCGCATCAAGGGCTGGATGACGGCCAAGGACCCCACGGGCCGCTACTACCTGTCCTCCTGGGTCGCCGCCAACGGCGCCCCCTCCGACGACGACGCCCGCAACCTCATGCGCTTCCTGCTCGGGGCCTTCGAGGCCACCAACAACACCGACCTGCGGAACCGGGACAAGACCGACACCGACAGCTCGGGCAACCTCCTGGGCCACCTGAACATCATGGGCGACATCGTCGACTCGGCCCCCCTGGCCATCGAGCTCTCCAAGAGCCTCGCCGACACCCTGCCCAGCAAGGTCACCGGCGACCAGTTCTACACGGACGCCTACGGCTCGGGGTACACGGACCCCCACACCCGGCTCATCATCGTGGGCACCAACACGGGGAACCTCCACTGCTTCGTGGAGGTGGCGGCCAAGGCCACCACCAGCAACGACGAGGGCTACTACAAGGCCAAGGCCTACGAGCTCTGGACCTTCCTGCCCCCCAACCTCTTCCCCATGCTCTGGGACCTGTACAACCAGAAGGGCCAGCAGGATCCCAAGATCTACAAGCACCACTACGGGGTGGACGGCGACGCCGTGCTCTTCCACGTGGACAAGCCCTCCATCGGCAGCGTCACCGGGGACACCCGGGTGGGCAGCGGCGAGGACGCCACCGTCATCTTCAGCTTCCGCAAGGGGGCCCGGGACTACTTCGCCATCAACATCTCGAATTCCGGGCTCTCCGGCGTGACCCCCGGCAACCCCAGGCTGGCCTGGTGGATCCGGCCCACCACGGGCGACATCGTCAAGGCGACCGGGACGGACAGCTCCAACGCCTCCCTCCTCCGGACCATGGGCATGAGCACCAGCGTGCCCACGTTCGGCTACGTGCGGGATGCCATGAGCGCCCTCCGGCGCTGCGTCTTCATCACCGGCGGCTACGCCAACGACGAGATCAACGCCCGCTACCTCAATGACGACGCCCTGGCCGGGACCAGCTACTTCCAGAGCGGCCTCGGGCGCCTGGTGATGGCCCTCGATCCCATGACCGGCGACCACGTGCGGACCTATCCCTGGGATTTCCGCACCTCCCCCTCCGGGACCACCGTCGGCGCCATTCCCGGCGGCGTCATCCCCGTCTCCGTCATCGACCAGGCCGCGGGCCTCACCAACCGCGTCTACTTCGGCGACATGACGGGCGGCGTCTGGGCCCTGAACGCCGACAAGGTCGCCAAGGTCGCCACCTTCCGGTCCGATTCGGCGAACATCAACGAATGGGTCGATTCCAGCAAGGTCCGGCTCATCTACCGGGATCCCAGTGTCCGGTTCACCACGGCCCCCGACGCCTTCCGGCTCCCCGGCGACTTCCCCGTGATGGTCCGGGTGGACGCCACCACGGCCGTCAAGCCCGTCACCGTCATGGTGGCCATCGGCGCCGGCGACCGCAACAACCCGGGCGACTACCCCGAGGACTTCAGCTACACCAACAGCAGCGGCGCCACGGTCAGCGCGACCCGGAACCCGGCCCCCTACAACCGGTTCTACCTGCTCGCCGACCTCCAGAACGCCGCCTCGGCCATCACCGACAGCCAGCTCCAGCCCATCACCAGCGCCTGGGCGACCTCGTACAGCGACGCCCGGGTCAACGCGGGGTCCCCCACCTACCTCTGGGGCCAGTTCACCCCCTCCACCAACAGCGGGAGCAACTACAAGTACGGCTGGTACATCGACCTCCCCCACACCGACACCGCCAACCCCCTCCTGGCCCCGGCGGGCGACAGCCCGAACCTGACCCGGGACAAGGTCCTCGTGAGCCCGCTCATCAAGGACGGGGCCGTCTTCTACTCCCTGTTCAACATCTACGGCTCCTCGGGCTTCGCCTGCTCCCCCTTCAGCACCACGCGCACCTTCCGCCAGTGCGACGTGCTCCGGCCCCTCTACTTCGACCCCGAGATCGACGTCACCTCCGCCAAGGTGGGGGACATCACGAACGGCACCGGCGCCTCCAGCGTCGACGGCTGCTCGGGTCTGGCCTTCTCCTTCAACTCCCTGTCGAGCCAGCTCGTGGACGCGGGCGACTACGTCATGCAGGGCGGGGCCAAGGCCTCCCTGGCCGAGGGCACCAAGGGGGCCAACACCCCCGACATCCAGGCCGTGAAGGACACCAGCAGCTCGCGGGGCTTCCGCATTCGCAACTGGCGGGTGGTGCGCTAA
- a CDS encoding PilW family protein yields MCACESSRRNRSLGFSLTELLIAVVFTSFLMAGMYKVFTANVSAFSTTLELSGMQRNARWALALLQNDVQQAGYLMPPRVVTELLANTQPAILIETSANAVTLTHSDGTTESIGNPDELQVVMDVPLTTQATVAADTAPGGTSLGCAFASGGALVKSGDIIFVKDSAMELFVASAAPDKDGLVSFTTGGDLQNDYGNNVVNPLISGQVMKAHKKGAEVGFIRPLQVVSYTIQALALDPSNSAATVPCLVRRTRTLGGSWGTAEVIMEGVTSFKLDWSLDGGQTWIRQVNNLATSQWAAIQTATASAFTTLASQSPLAASLPGGMSSATDPFWFNYASVLLKIDVETRTQLRRTEYAKTPNQAAYRTRRETLFVSPRNFALGAP; encoded by the coding sequence ATGTGCGCATGTGAATCGAGCCGGCGGAACCGGTCCCTGGGGTTCTCCCTGACGGAACTCCTCATTGCCGTGGTCTTCACCTCCTTCCTCATGGCGGGCATGTACAAGGTCTTCACGGCCAACGTCAGCGCCTTCTCCACCACCCTGGAGCTGAGCGGCATGCAGCGGAACGCCCGCTGGGCCCTGGCCCTCCTCCAGAACGACGTCCAGCAGGCGGGGTACCTGATGCCACCCCGGGTCGTCACCGAGCTGCTCGCCAACACCCAGCCGGCCATCCTCATCGAGACCAGCGCCAATGCCGTGACCCTCACGCACAGCGACGGCACCACCGAGTCCATCGGCAACCCCGACGAACTCCAGGTGGTCATGGACGTGCCCCTCACCACCCAGGCCACGGTCGCCGCCGATACGGCCCCCGGCGGCACCTCCCTGGGGTGCGCCTTCGCGTCGGGCGGCGCCCTCGTGAAGAGCGGCGACATCATCTTCGTCAAGGACTCGGCCATGGAGCTCTTCGTGGCGTCGGCCGCCCCCGACAAGGACGGCCTGGTCAGCTTCACCACCGGCGGCGACCTCCAGAACGACTACGGCAACAACGTGGTCAATCCGCTGATCTCCGGCCAGGTGATGAAGGCCCACAAGAAGGGTGCCGAAGTGGGCTTCATCCGGCCCCTGCAGGTGGTCAGCTACACCATCCAGGCCCTGGCCCTGGATCCCTCCAACAGCGCGGCGACCGTGCCCTGCCTGGTGCGCCGCACCCGGACCCTGGGCGGCTCCTGGGGCACGGCGGAAGTGATCATGGAGGGCGTGACCTCCTTCAAGCTCGACTGGAGCCTGGATGGCGGCCAGACCTGGATCCGCCAGGTCAACAACCTCGCCACGAGCCAGTGGGCGGCGATCCAGACCGCGACCGCCTCGGCCTTCACCACCCTCGCCTCCCAGAGTCCGCTGGCCGCGTCCCTCCCCGGGGGCATGTCCAGCGCGACCGATCCGTTCTGGTTCAACTACGCCTCCGTCCTCCTGAAGATCGATGTGGAGACGCGCACGCAGCTCCGGCGCACCGAGTACGCCAAGACGCCCAACCAGGCCGCGTACCGGACCCGGCGGGAAACCCTGTTCGTCTCTCCGCGCAACTTCGCCCTCGGTGCCCCATGA
- a CDS encoding type IV pilin protein, with product MIPRKSAQGFSLVELLLVLAIIGILSAIAIPSYLGQRRRARIVGDAKANAQVLRMQLENHKAEVGLYGTAGTYTWSSAATPAASTSPAPGFTAKGGTQMTYVLTIGSTGLTYGLDVKDKTLANAVVFTTNQNGSNVFTLQ from the coding sequence ATGATCCCAAGGAAATCCGCCCAAGGTTTCTCCCTCGTGGAGCTCCTGCTCGTCCTGGCCATCATCGGCATCCTGTCGGCCATCGCCATCCCCTCGTACCTGGGCCAGCGGCGGCGCGCCCGCATCGTCGGCGACGCCAAGGCCAATGCCCAGGTCCTGCGGATGCAGCTCGAGAACCACAAGGCCGAGGTGGGCCTCTACGGCACGGCGGGCACCTACACCTGGAGTTCGGCGGCGACCCCCGCCGCCTCGACCTCCCCCGCGCCGGGCTTCACGGCCAAAGGCGGCACCCAGATGACCTACGTGCTGACCATCGGGTCCACCGGCCTCACCTACGGCCTGGACGTCAAGGACAAGACCCTCGCCAACGCGGTCGTCTTCACCACCAACCAGAACGGCAGCAACGTCTTCACCCTCCAGTAG